The following proteins are encoded in a genomic region of Oncorhynchus kisutch isolate 150728-3 linkage group LG4, Okis_V2, whole genome shotgun sequence:
- the LOC109888631 gene encoding C-C motif chemokine 4-like: MFTPRLAMLSALVLVLSAITFTEGLRMASGPKKCCFTFADRQIPRGRVVGYTKTSQQCSNPAILFKTQAGRQVCARSSDRWVKDYINFLDSKKSGEQTPLL, encoded by the exons ATGTTCACCCCTCGTCTTGCTATGCTGTCTGCGCTTGTTCTGGTACTCAGTGCCATCACTTTTACCGAAG GCCTGCGTATGGCAAGCGGACCGAAGAAATGTTGTTTTACCTTTGCTGATCGTCAGATACCAAGAGGTAGAGTGGTGGGTTACACCAAGACCAGCCAGCAGTGCTCCAACCCAGCCATTCT GTTTAAGACTCAGGCGGGGCGACAGGTGTGTGCCAGATCCTCAGACAGATGGGTGAAGGACTACATCAACTTCCTGGACAGCAAGAAGTCTGGGGAGCAGACACCACTCCTGTAA